In the genome of Polaromonas vacuolata, the window TTGTTTTGGATCGGCGGCATCATCTTCAGCCACGATTTCAAACTTGGCTTTCTTGCCGCCAATCATGATGTTCTGAGCGTTCAGATCTTCAATGGCCATGCGGACGCCATTTTCATTATCTTTTCCGTAGTGGGCTTGCGAGCCGGAAAGCGGGGCAACATGGCCGATTTTTACGATCAGGTCCTCAGCCGAAGCCATGCCAGCCAAGCTAGCCAGTGCCGCAATCACTGTCAGTTTAAATTTCATCTGCATAAAAACACTCCGATTAGGAAATTACCGTTAAAGGTTGAGAACAAAATTTTTGCTCAACGGCACGTAACATAACGCAATTTTCGCGCCTGCCGTATAGCAATATCCCTAGGTTTAATCGATTGGATTAAAACATCCGATGTAAATTAACCTGGAAGTATTGTGTCATCAAATAAAGTTAAAAAACTTTTGGATACAACTCTTGTGAAACCGCTTGCATGACCGTCTCGCGGACCACAGATTCGATCTCTTCGCGCAAGCGTGGTGCCAGTGTTTGGGTATGCGCCAGAACGATTTGTGAAACGGCATCTTGCAAGCGCGATTCAAGCGCGCTGTCGACGCGCTGCATCACGCGGTGGAGAATTTCATTTTCAAGTTTTAGCTGGGTCTCAAATGTCATTGCTTGCGACATTTGAGGCAGCTCTTGCTCTTGCGCTTGCTCTGAATTAATGATCGGCGGCTGAATTGGCTGGGCTGCCGTCAATACCGCAGACTGCTTGAGGCCTGTTAATGCAGGAATAGCCACCCCGAGTTGAACCACATCTGTGAGCGTGGGCACAAAACGCGGCGGCATGGGTGAGTCGCTCATGCGTTAGTTCCTGCGGCAGATGTTTCGTGTTTTTTCAGCGGATAGCCTCTGTCGGCGTAATGCTTCCAGCGGCGGCGCGCGGCCGAGAGTTCTGGAGGTGCTTGACCCACTAACTCGATGAGACGCTCGAAGCGTTCGAAATTCTCAGGTATTTCTTCTCCGAGATTGACCAACACCTGCCAGTGTTGACTGCTAGCCGTCGATTGCGCCAGCACTATGGGGCTGGCTGCAAGTGTGATGGCGTGCAGTTCAGGATTGGCAGATGAGGCCGCTGTTGCCGCGCAATGCGGCACAAAATCTGTACTGGAAAACTGCCAGAGTAAGCGGTCTAACTCATGCAATTGATCAGGCTGCCCTGTCACCAGCACTTTTGCGCCCCCGGCGTAAGCCTTGCGCAACAAGCGGCAGGCGTAGCCTAGCTTGTCGGCCAGATTGACGTGGAAGGCTACCTCAGTCATGCCGAGCGGATCAGACTTGCTTGACGAGGTTTGGCGACGCGCTTAACCGGTGCTTTCGGCACTTTCAGCGCGGTCGTCTGGGCGCTATTTGCTGCTGATTTAGCGCTGGCTTTAGTCGCGGCTTTAGGTAATTGCTGCGCAGGAAGTGCCGCAGTTGCCAACAAAAATTCAACCAATAAACCGACTGGGCGACCGGTAGAGCCTTTGACCTTACCGCTTTTCCAAGCGGTGCCGGCTATATCCAAATGTGCCCAAGGGTACTTAGTCGTAAAACGTTGCAAAAATTTTGCCGCTGTCACTGCACCGCCAGCACGCCCGGCGACATTCGCAACGTCAGCAAAATTGCTTTTCAAGCCTTCAGCGTAATCGTCATCTAGCGGCATGCGCCAGCACAAATCTAATGCGCTATCACCTGCATCTAACAGGCGTTTAACCAATTGCTCGTCCGCAGAGAAAACACCGCTGCGCACACCACCAAGAGCGACTACGCAAGCACCGGTTAGGGTGGCAATATCGACTACAGCAGCGGGTTTAAAGCGTTCGGCATAAGTCAGTGCGTCGCATAAAACCAGTCGGCCTTCGGCATCGGTATTGAGGTTTTCAATCGTCTGTCCGCTCATGCTGGTGACCACATCACCAGGTTTGACTGCGTTGCCATCTGGCATGTTCTCGCAAGCAGGTATCAAACCGACCACATTGATGGCAGGCTTGAGATCGGCGAGTGTGCGAAAGGTGCCCAACACGCTGGCAGCACCGCACATATCAAACTTCATCTCATCCATATCGGCCGAAGGCTTAATAGAAATGCCGCCAGTATCAAAGGTAATACCTTTACCGACCAACACCACTGGTGCTGCTGTTTTTGCCGCACCGTTGTAATGCAGAACAATAAAGCGTAGTTCTTCGCGTGAGCCTTTGGCCACAGACATAAAGCTACCCATACCTAGCTTGGCAACTTCTTTAGGGCCCAGCACTTCAACTTTGATACCGGGTAATTTTCCTAATTCTTTAGCTGCATTTGCCAGCATAGTGGGCGTTGCATGATTGGCAGGACGGTTGCCCCACTCTTTGGCTAAGTCAATACCTTTAGCGAGCGCAATACCGGCCTCAAAACCAGCTTTCATCGCTGTCACGGCTGGCGCAGTGGCGGCTGTGAAAACTATGCGCTCAATTGCACTGACGCTGGCTTTTGGTTTGGTAGTAGTAAAGACGTAGCAAGCATCTGCGCAAGCCAAAACAGCTGCACTGGCTTGGGCGTTAGCCGCAGTGCTGAGAAAATTTAGATCTAACAACACGCGTTTAGCGTTGCTTCCCTTAAGGCTGGAGATGGCGGCATTAACTGCTGAGCGCACGCTTTTGGCGCTGCCGTCGCCGGCACCGACCAGAACCAAGCGAGTAGCCGCCATGTCCGTGGGTCGGTAGGTTGTGAGCAACTGACCGGTTTTAGCCTGAAGGTCGCCAGACTTTAAGGCCAAGCTTGCAAGCGCTGATACGGCATCTTCTCCCGCTTGAAAGTTATGCGGCAACAAAACCACCAGAGCATCACATTTTTCAGCGCACACACGCTCATTACTTAAAGGTTTAATTTCAAAGTTCATAATTGGGGGTTTGTCAGTCTATATTTTTAAGTAAAGCGCTAAGCGCAAAAACACGCCACGTGTCAATGTTATTCCAATCTTCGATCCGCAAAGAATTAGCCCGCAGTTTCGGTGCCACGTTGGTGGTTTTAATCACTATCGTGATGACTATTGTGCTTATCCGCACGCTTGGCCAAGCCTCGCGCGGTTCAATAGACCCACAAGACGTGATGCTGTTCATGGCCTATTCGGCTATGGGACGGCTGCCGACCATACTCTCGCTGTCTCTTTTTATCGCCATGGTGAGCACACTCTCGCGCATGTATAGGGACAGCGAAATGGTGGTCTGGTTCACCAGCGGCCAGGGCTTATGGGGATTTTTACGGCCACTGTACCGCTTTGCTTGGCCGGTTTTACTCATCATTACCCTGATGTCAATGTTCGTTTGGCCTTGGGCCAACCAGCAAACCCAAGACATGCGTGAACGTTACGAAAGTCGCAGTGATTTAGACCGTATCGCGCCTGGGCAATTCCAAGAATCATCCAACGGAAGTAGGGTGTTTTTTATTGATGCGGGAACCGAGTCAGCAAAAAAAACCAGTAACAATGTTTTTATTTCGGCAAACACCAACGGCAAGAACACTGTAATCACAGCCAACTCCGGACGCATTGAAATGCGTGGGAAAGACCAACTGCTGCTTTTAGAAAACGGTCAGAGAGTCGAACGTATTGAAGGCAAAAATGCACTAAAAATCAGTGAGTTTCAAGAATATGGCACGAATACTGGCACGACAAACACCTTGGCAGCGGAAGCTACTGAAGCCAAGCTTTTGTCTACGCGCGATCTGCTCAAGGCGCCGTCTCTGGTTAACCGAAGTGAATTAGCTTGGCGACTAGGTCTTTTGCTTTCAGCCCTCAATCTTGTGGTTTTGGCCGTAGCACTCGCTAGCGTCAACCCGCGCGGCGGTCGCAGTGGCAACATGATATTTGTACTTCTGACTTTTATCGTCTACAACAATTTACTCAACCTCGGCCAAAATTGGATTTATAGCGGCTTGGTGAGTTTTGGTGGATTTCTAATCACGCTACATGGCGGTGTGTTGCTGCTTGGCTTGGCATGGCTGGCTAAGCGCCATAGCAACTGGACACTCAAATCAATGCTGCGCATGAACAGTCGCAACCCAGTCACCGAGAAAACTTCAGTATGAAAACCATAAGACGTCTGATTTATGGTGAAGTTATTAGCTCTATCGCCCTAGTGGCATTGGGTTTTTTATCACTGTTTTATTTTTTTGATCTAGTTGACGAGTTGCAATACATTGGCAAAAACAATGGCTTAGCGGGCTTGGGCGAAATCTATCAAATCAAGCACGCGCTGCTTTACGTGACTTTGCTAGTACCCAATCACCTCTACGAGTTACTCCCGATCTCAGTATTGATAGGCACAATCTTCGTGATGGCTAGACTGGCACAAAGTTCTGAATTCACGATTTTGCGCACCAGCGGTTTAGGGCCTTGGCGTGCACTGCGGTTGCTGCTGGGCATTGGTTTATTTTTTGTTGTCTTTAGTTTTGTCGTGGGTGATTACCTTGCGCCGCTTTCAGACCGCACAGCGCAATTGCTGAAGGGTCGCTACCAAAACAGCATCACGGTAGGTCAAACAGGCGCTTGGCTGCGTGAGAAAAAGGCCTACAACAGTTACGTCGCCAATATCAAAATCCTCACACCCAATAATGAAATGCAAGGTGTTCAGATTCTGGAATTCAACAACCAGGGCTTTATGGTCTCCATCACCAAAGCACCTAAAGCTGTTTTCTCAGACGGCAACGCGTGGATACTTGAACAAGCTACTCGCACCGAGCTAGCCATACCCAAACAAAGTGCTGGCGAGGTCAGCAGCAGCAAAGCGCCGCCGCGGGTGAACAATAGTGAAATCGCAAATTACCGCTGGGCCACTGACTTGACCGAAGAAATGGTCTCAGTTGCCCTGCTCAAACCTGATCGCATGGCTACGCTGGACTTGCTTAACTACATTCGACATCTAGATGCTAATGGTCAAACCGCTCAGCGCTATGAGATTGAATTTTGGAAAAAAGTTTTCTACCCGCTTAGCTGTCTTGTGATGGTGATACTTGCCCTACCGTTTGCTTACCTGCACTTTCGCTCGGGTGGAATAGCCGGCTATGTCTTTGCCGGTGTGATGTTGGGTATCAGCTTCTTTTTGCTTAACAATGTTTTTGGTTATGTCGGCAATTTGCGCAACTGGCAGCCATGGATTGCGGCGGCAGCGCCAGGCCTACTTTATATGGCCGCATCGCTGGGTGCGTTCAGTGTTTTAGTGCTCAGACGATAATACGAACACACATGAATAGCCTTACCTCAAATCCACAAATAAAGCCTGCTTCACAGCTGGGCATAGTACTTTTCGGTCACGGCTCGCGTGACCCCAACTGGCGCTTACCCATGGAAGCCGTGGCGGCGCAAATTCGCAGTCGTGAGCCAGCCACACCGGTTGTTTGTGCTTATCTCGAACTGTGTGAACCTAGTCTGCCAGCTGCTGCTGCGGCCTTAATTAAAGACGGCGCTGAACGGGTAAAGATATTTCCGCTGTTTTTAGGCGTTGGCAAACATGCGCGTGAGGATTTACCACTGCTGGTTAGTGAAATCCGCGCCACCCATCCGCAAACCGAGGTTGAATTAATGGCCACAGCGGGCGAAAACCCCGCCTTAATCGCGTTAATGGCGGATTTAGCACTGGCTTAATTAGAATTTAAGAGCTACAAGGACTAGATCAACGCTTGTGTGAGAAATGCGAAAAGGCATAATGAAATCAAACATTAGCCTACTTTTGATATGAACCTCCATCAATTTCGATTCGTCCAAGAAGCCGTTAGGCGAAACCTCAATCTGACCGAAACGGCCAGAGCACTGCACACCTCACAGCCCGGGGTTTCAAAAGCCATTATTGAGCTGGAGGAAGAACTTGGTGTCGAGATTTTTGCGCGTCACGGCAAACGCCTTAAAAGAGTCACAGAGCCCGGCGAGCATGTGCTCAAAAGCATAGCCCTGATCATGCGCGAGGTAGGTAATTTACGCCGTATCGGCGAGCAATATTCAGCCCAAGACACGGGTACGCTTTCAATCGCCACCACCCACACTCAAGCGCGCTATGTGTTGCCGCAACCAGTAGCACGCTTGCGCGAAGCCTTTCCCAAAGTCAATGTCAGCCTGCATCAAGGCTCGCCCGATCAAGTCGCACGCATGGTGATAGATGAAGTTGCAGAAATCGGTATCGCCACCGAGTCACTCACCCAATACGACGAGCTCATCACTCTACCCTGTTACGAATGGCAGCATGTATTGGTCATGCCTTTAGCGCATCCGCTGGCGGGTAAAACCGACATCACGCTAGAAGAATTAGCGCTTGAGCCGCTAATCACCTACCACCCTTCTTTTACTGGCCGCACCAAGATTGACTTAGCGTTTGCTGCCGCTCGCTTGCAGCCGCGTATAGCGTTGGAAGCCATTGATTCCGACGTGATTAAAACTTATGTACGGCTGGGCTTGGGCGTGGGAATAGTCGCTGAAATGGCCATGCACGATGACGGCACTAACGCTGACTTGGTGGCTATTCCTGTGGGCACATTGTTTGGCGTGAACGTGGCCCGCATTGCCTTTAAGCGCAGCGCTTACTTGAGAAATTTTGTCTATAAATTTGCCGAGTTGCTCAGTGATAAGTTAGACAGAAAATTAGTTACCCGAGCCATGGCCGGTCATTTGACCGAAGACGATTTTTAAATCTTTGTCATCTAAAAGTCACTGAGTAAATCAATCAATAAGCGAACTTATGCAAACGCAAAACACGCAGCAAAACACATCGCCAAGAACACCGTTGTTGACCACCAAGCTTCCGGCCGTGGGCACAACTATTTTTACGGTAATGTCCAGCTTGGCCCAGGAAAGTGGTGCGGTCAATCTAGGTCAAGGTTTTCCTGATTTCAATTGCGATCCCAAGCTGGTCGCAGATGTCACACAGGCTATGACACAAGGTCTGAATCAATACCCGCCCATGGCTGGTGTTCCGGTTTTGCGCCAAGCGATTTCAGACAAGCTGCAGTTGCTGTACGGCGGAAAATACAGTGCAGACAGTGAAATAACCGTCACCGCGGGTGCGACCCAAGCCATCATCACCATCATATTGGCCGTCGTGCATGCCGGTGACGAAGTCATAGTGTTAGAGCCCTGCTACGACAGCTATGTACCGAATATCGAACTGGCCGGTGGTGTGGTTGTGCGCGTGCCGTTAGTACCGGGTAGTTTCAGGCCAGACTTTGACAAGATCAGTGCCGCCATCACGCCCAAAACACGCGCCATCATCATCAACTCACCGCACAACCCCAGCGCCACTGTCTGGACTAAAGCGGACATGCTTAGATTAGAAGAAATCCTCGCGCCGACTGAAGTTTTATTAATCAGCGACGAGGTCTATGAGCACATGGTTTTTGACGCCGACAAGGGCTGTGCACACCAAAGTGCGATTCTTTTTTCAAGGCTCGCTGCACGTGCTTTTATTGTCAGCAGCTTTGGTAAAACCTATCACGTCACTGGCTGGAAAGTCGGCTATGTTGCAGCCCCCGCTGCTTTAACGGCCGAGTTTCGCAAGGTCCACCAATTCAATGTTTTCACCGTCAATACGCCCGTGCAGTATGCGCTGGCGGCCTATATGGCGGACGCAAAACCTTATCTAGACTTACCGGCTTTTTATCAACGCAAACGAGACCTTTTTCGCAGTGGATTGGCCGGCTCACGTTTTAAATTACTGCCTAGTGAGGGAACATACTTTCAGTGCGTAGACATCTCAGCTGTGAGTAGTTTGAACGAGGCTGATTTTTGCAAATGGCTGACCACAGAAATCGGTGTGGCAGCCATTCCGCTATCGGCTTTTTATGGCGACGGTTTCGATCAGCGTGTGGTGCGCTTTTGCTTTGCCAAAAAAGACCAAACGTTAGAAGCTGCACTAGCGCGCTTAGCCAAACTGTAGGATTGCTGCAAAGATTCAAACTACAAAAGTAGCAATTTTTTTAGTTAAAGTTATGGCCGCATAACTTGCGATACCGTCACAATAATTTCCAGTATTTGATCTTGGTTAGATGTATTTTTTTTCACGGTGACGAAGCGAATAGGCATTCCCGGCTTGAGATCGGAAAGCCCTAGGGTCGACTCAAATTGGCTTGTCTTTAATCCATTCGAAGCCGACGCAATGCCTTTGACGGATGCGTCCGCCAGCGACCAACTTACGCCGTCAACCAGTATTAATTTTTTCTTTAAATCTATGCTGTTAATCGTGCCGCCTCTTTCAATTTTAATAACTGCAAGCGCAGAAGGTGAGCTAGCTTGAGACGAACTCGGCCCTGTCGTCACGGCATGAGCCGGTAATTGAATCCAGTTAAATACTGATATGACAGCGAGCAGTGAAATTTTAGTCATAGACATATTCCTTAGAATTTCAAACGGCCAAAGCGAGTAATCAATTAAATAATTCGCGCCAAGAGGTTCTTTTTGGGATGAAAGCAATGCTTGAGACAGGCACATCTTGCTTAATAGTCTGGGCGTCTGATGTTCTAACCAGCGAGACAATTTTTCCGCTGGGTAGTTGAATTAACACCGGTCGACTGGCCAAAGCATTACCCAAAAATACACCAGACCAGCTCAGCGTTGAATTCTCAACCAAGCCGCCAGTTCTAATATTAAGAAAATATGCCCAACTACTACCGCCAGGCTGGCAGACGGTTAGGTTAGGGATATTGCTGCTAAAGACCAGCGTCTTACCCGCTAGTGCAGGATTAGTATTTATACGCTCACCGCTACTGGGTAAGTCTATAAACCAGCCTTTTTTAACTGCGTAATCGACGCTGTTGTTAGAGCTGACACGGTTGTTGCCGCTAGTCGTAAAAGTCTGTTGCTGCAATACCGAACGCACCGGGTCTGTCAGTGCCACAAATGAGTCCTTCAAACCATAAATCGTTTGCGTCTGGCTGGCGTTACTGTTCGCACCGATTGAACCGGCAATATCAGTTGAACCTAAATATTGACCCGTTCCCACATAAACCATACGACCGTCGCTGGTCAATGTCAGCTCAGGCGCAGTGGTGATGGGCTGCGCAACTGCATTGCCGTCTTTCAGAGTCGCAAATTTAGCGACTTGCCATTGATTGACGGTGTTTCCACTTAAGTCAAAGCGCCACAGATTGCCTTTAAGGTCTCCGCCATAAACATAGTCAGTGGTATTGTCGATGTCACCGTTGGAGACGTAAGCACTGAGCTCCGACAAACCGCAGGGATTAATGTTTGGACTAGTGGTACAGCCTGTAGTTGGAATGTCAGCGATCAAATCCCCTGTTTTAGGATTGAGCACATACAAATGTCCCAAGCCGTCCCCGCCACTTTCTCCGCTATTTGTACCGTTGTTATAGCCAGAACTCACGAGGACTACCCAACCCTTGGCCAGCGTTTTGACAATCACCGGTCTACCAAATGAGTAGCCCATATTGAGCTTGGCAGTGCTGCGAATACCCGCATTCGATACGCTGTTGGGAAACTCCCAAAGCACTTTTCCGCTTACCGCGGCTTCACTTGCCGCATTGGCGTTAGTGACATCAAGGGCATAGTAACCACGTCCACCTTTGGCCAATCCACCCACCAAAATTGTTCGCCAATCAACCGTGTTGTTGTTACCGCCTACGTTATTGAAATCAACATCGCCAGACACTGGCGTGCCATCGACTGTGTATTGGTGTGAAAAGCCGCTGCTTCGGCTGAGATTGTTAAGACTTGAGAGTACTAAATTTGGCACGAAAGCCCAAAGTTCAGCGCCGCTAGCCGCAGCAAACGCGTGCAGCATACCGTCGTTAGCGGCCTGGTAAAGCACGCGGCTTCTTGCGCTATTGGTTTGCTTGAAACTGGTGTAGCCGGTGTCTGAATAACTGGCGCTTGGCTCGCGCACCAGCAGTGGTTCAGCATTAATGATGTCGCCTAACAAATGCGCGCGAGCGCGGTAAGTTAGCGCGGTCTCACCGCTGCGGTCTCCACGTAAATAAGCCAGCACTGCCGCACCGTCAATGCTGGCCGTTGTATTTAACAAGGTCTGCTGTGAAGCGCTTAATTTAGTCGTGCTCAATGCATTGCTGGGTTGAAACTGTATGCCGCCTATAGCGCCCGCAGCGTCTGGAGATGAAACTATGTATCGGCTGGAGGCTTGGCGAAGATCGAGTTGCGTAGCCGCTGAACCTGCACTCCAAAGAGAAACAGTAGACGGCAGACCTGTCGTTAAATCAATCGAGTAGGCATTGACATCTCCGCTCCACGTTCCAGAGTTGTAGCTAGACGCATAAGATGCGTTATCCGTGGAAGTAACGTGCGCATTGGCTACGGCTACTGCAGACGCTGCACCTACTTTGGCAATTATGTCTTCAGTCACGCTGGTAATGGCGGCTTGAAATGTAGCCGAATCCGACGCCGCAATAGAAGCATCTGTACCGCCACCATAGGCCATCGCATCCATGACCGATAAAGCATTGGGGTTTGCCAGAGTATCGCCCAACGCCACGACATAAGTTTGCACATCGAATTTACCGGTTACCAATCCGGTACCGTCTTTCCTAGTCGAACTCAAACTACCCGCTATAAGGGTGCGTAAATCTTGTACGGATTGAATCGCATCATTTGCCGCCACACCCAACACGCCACCGGTGCAAGAGTTGGTCACCTTACTCCATAGACAAGTGTTGGTTCTATCGCTCTCTGAGTAGAGTGCACCACTGGCATTGCCTGTGGGTAGGCCGTCGGTCACTAGCATGACGAAATTTTGCTGGCAACTTTGTGTGATGGGTGAAAAATTCGGGCTACCCAGGCCGCTAGAAAAATAAGTCTTTGCTGAATTTAGTGTGCCTTTAAGCGTGGTGAAGATTGCGCTATTTTTAATTTCACCGGTCGCACTACTGGTCTCATTGCCAAGCAGCGATTGGAGTTTATTGAAATGAGTTGTTGAGTCCGTCATCACCGCCTCATTAAGCGTTCCACCACCACTAACGTTAGCGAGATAACCCCAACCCCTGGGCAGATACAGTGAGCGTGAAATATTGTTTGGTGAACTTGCACCAGAGTTACTGGGAACAAAACCAGCATCGGTGGGGGTGAGAGTAGACGAAAAAATAGGATTATTAAAATCCGCAGGAACATTCCAAGTCGACACATTGCTAGTGTGATTTTCATACCAGCTATAAGTCGTCGGATTGGATGAATTAATCGCTGGTGCCCACAGTTGCGCGTATGTGGGCAAACCTGAATAGCTGCCGTAATACAAAACGTCGACGATATTTGAATCATCCGAGCTGAGATTAAAAGTGACGAACTCACGCCCTGTTGAGGGCTGAGGGTTGGCGATACATTTACCGCCGCCAGAAGTTGACGTGCCTGCTTGTGCCGGCACACCGTTGAAAACACCGGCGCTATAACCGGTGCAGTTACTGGTAAAAACCATCCCTAA includes:
- a CDS encoding DNA polymerase III subunit chi, whose translation is MTEVAFHVNLADKLGYACRLLRKAYAGGAKVLVTGQPDQLHELDRLLWQFSSTDFVPHCAATAASSANPELHAITLAASPIVLAQSTASSQHWQVLVNLGEEIPENFERFERLIELVGQAPPELSAARRRWKHYADRGYPLKKHETSAAGTNA
- a CDS encoding leucyl aminopeptidase, coding for MNFEIKPLSNERVCAEKCDALVVLLPHNFQAGEDAVSALASLALKSGDLQAKTGQLLTTYRPTDMAATRLVLVGAGDGSAKSVRSAVNAAISSLKGSNAKRVLLDLNFLSTAANAQASAAVLACADACYVFTTTKPKASVSAIERIVFTAATAPAVTAMKAGFEAGIALAKGIDLAKEWGNRPANHATPTMLANAAKELGKLPGIKVEVLGPKEVAKLGMGSFMSVAKGSREELRFIVLHYNGAAKTAAPVVLVGKGITFDTGGISIKPSADMDEMKFDMCGAASVLGTFRTLADLKPAINVVGLIPACENMPDGNAVKPGDVVTSMSGQTIENLNTDAEGRLVLCDALTYAERFKPAAVVDIATLTGACVVALGGVRSGVFSADEQLVKRLLDAGDSALDLCWRMPLDDDYAEGLKSNFADVANVAGRAGGAVTAAKFLQRFTTKYPWAHLDIAGTAWKSGKVKGSTGRPVGLLVEFLLATAALPAQQLPKAATKASAKSAANSAQTTALKVPKAPVKRVAKPRQASLIRSA
- the lptF gene encoding LPS export ABC transporter permease LptF; this encodes MLFQSSIRKELARSFGATLVVLITIVMTIVLIRTLGQASRGSIDPQDVMLFMAYSAMGRLPTILSLSLFIAMVSTLSRMYRDSEMVVWFTSGQGLWGFLRPLYRFAWPVLLIITLMSMFVWPWANQQTQDMRERYESRSDLDRIAPGQFQESSNGSRVFFIDAGTESAKKTSNNVFISANTNGKNTVITANSGRIEMRGKDQLLLLENGQRVERIEGKNALKISEFQEYGTNTGTTNTLAAEATEAKLLSTRDLLKAPSLVNRSELAWRLGLLLSALNLVVLAVALASVNPRGGRSGNMIFVLLTFIVYNNLLNLGQNWIYSGLVSFGGFLITLHGGVLLLGLAWLAKRHSNWTLKSMLRMNSRNPVTEKTSV
- the lptG gene encoding LPS export ABC transporter permease LptG; the protein is MKTIRRLIYGEVISSIALVALGFLSLFYFFDLVDELQYIGKNNGLAGLGEIYQIKHALLYVTLLVPNHLYELLPISVLIGTIFVMARLAQSSEFTILRTSGLGPWRALRLLLGIGLFFVVFSFVVGDYLAPLSDRTAQLLKGRYQNSITVGQTGAWLREKKAYNSYVANIKILTPNNEMQGVQILEFNNQGFMVSITKAPKAVFSDGNAWILEQATRTELAIPKQSAGEVSSSKAPPRVNNSEIANYRWATDLTEEMVSVALLKPDRMATLDLLNYIRHLDANGQTAQRYEIEFWKKVFYPLSCLVMVILALPFAYLHFRSGGIAGYVFAGVMLGISFFLLNNVFGYVGNLRNWQPWIAAAAPGLLYMAASLGAFSVLVLRR
- a CDS encoding sirohydrochlorin chelatase encodes the protein MNSLTSNPQIKPASQLGIVLFGHGSRDPNWRLPMEAVAAQIRSREPATPVVCAYLELCEPSLPAAAAALIKDGAERVKIFPLFLGVGKHAREDLPLLVSEIRATHPQTEVELMATAGENPALIALMADLALA
- a CDS encoding CysB family HTH-type transcriptional regulator, translated to MNLHQFRFVQEAVRRNLNLTETARALHTSQPGVSKAIIELEEELGVEIFARHGKRLKRVTEPGEHVLKSIALIMREVGNLRRIGEQYSAQDTGTLSIATTHTQARYVLPQPVARLREAFPKVNVSLHQGSPDQVARMVIDEVAEIGIATESLTQYDELITLPCYEWQHVLVMPLAHPLAGKTDITLEELALEPLITYHPSFTGRTKIDLAFAAARLQPRIALEAIDSDVIKTYVRLGLGVGIVAEMAMHDDGTNADLVAIPVGTLFGVNVARIAFKRSAYLRNFVYKFAELLSDKLDRKLVTRAMAGHLTEDDF
- a CDS encoding pyridoxal phosphate-dependent aminotransferase — translated: MQTQNTQQNTSPRTPLLTTKLPAVGTTIFTVMSSLAQESGAVNLGQGFPDFNCDPKLVADVTQAMTQGLNQYPPMAGVPVLRQAISDKLQLLYGGKYSADSEITVTAGATQAIITIILAVVHAGDEVIVLEPCYDSYVPNIELAGGVVVRVPLVPGSFRPDFDKISAAITPKTRAIIINSPHNPSATVWTKADMLRLEEILAPTEVLLISDEVYEHMVFDADKGCAHQSAILFSRLAARAFIVSSFGKTYHVTGWKVGYVAAPAALTAEFRKVHQFNVFTVNTPVQYALAAYMADAKPYLDLPAFYQRKRDLFRSGLAGSRFKLLPSEGTYFQCVDISAVSSLNEADFCKWLTTEIGVAAIPLSAFYGDGFDQRVVRFCFAKKDQTLEAALARLAKL
- a CDS encoding pilus assembly protein, which produces MNKNLFKPHPFNLVLCLFLICAGDVKLALAATTDIANTPMATTTMVTPNVLVIYDNSQSMDAFMNGVMVSGNNPNTRGNIGRAVMRNAFLTYRNAFNWGLMTYAVTSNNGPYSTYAYYLGSTLGMVFTSNCTGYSAGVFNGVPAQAGTSTSGGGKCIANPQPSTGREFVTFNLSSDDSNIVDVLYYGSYSGLPTYAQLWAPAINSSNPTTYSWYENHTSNVSTWNVPADFNNPIFSSTLTPTDAGFVPSNSGASSPNNISRSLYLPRGWGYLANVSGGGTLNEAVMTDSTTHFNKLQSLLGNETSSATGEIKNSAIFTTLKGTLNSAKTYFSSGLGSPNFSPITQSCQQNFVMLVTDGLPTGNASGALYSESDRTNTCLWSKVTNSCTGGVLGVAANDAIQSVQDLRTLIAGSLSSTRKDGTGLVTGKFDVQTYVVALGDTLANPNALSVMDAMAYGGGTDASIAASDSATFQAAITSVTEDIIAKVGAASAVAVANAHVTSTDNASYASSYNSGTWSGDVNAYSIDLTTGLPSTVSLWSAGSAATQLDLRQASSRYIVSSPDAAGAIGGIQFQPSNALSTTKLSASQQTLLNTTASIDGAAVLAYLRGDRSGETALTYRARAHLLGDIINAEPLLVREPSASYSDTGYTSFKQTNSARSRVLYQAANDGMLHAFAAASGAELWAFVPNLVLSSLNNLSRSSGFSHQYTVDGTPVSGDVDFNNVGGNNNTVDWRTILVGGLAKGGRGYYALDVTNANAASEAAVSGKVLWEFPNSVSNAGIRSTAKLNMGYSFGRPVIVKTLAKGWVVLVSSGYNNGTNSGESGGDGLGHLYVLNPKTGDLIADIPTTGCTTSPNINPCGLSELSAYVSNGDIDNTTDYVYGGDLKGNLWRFDLSGNTVNQWQVAKFATLKDGNAVAQPITTAPELTLTSDGRMVYVGTGQYLGSTDIAGSIGANSNASQTQTIYGLKDSFVALTDPVRSVLQQQTFTTSGNNRVSSNNSVDYAVKKGWFIDLPSSGERINTNPALAGKTLVFSSNIPNLTVCQPGGSSWAYFLNIRTGGLVENSTLSWSGVFLGNALASRPVLIQLPSGKIVSLVRTSDAQTIKQDVPVSSIAFIPKRTSWRELFN